The following are encoded together in the Parabacteroides chongii genome:
- a CDS encoding DUF1735 domain-containing protein produces MKHFIYAIFACLFVLTGCNSEEPGYGYKEPVVYFSRAGIQETNISGSEIPVSVYCSGNPDRAAVSVSAEIDRLLYDSFEQKSEYQLVPESFYTASSWVIDIPKKEQLGTFNIPIQTSTLSAGKYVLPLKLTNSSPFNILKDKDVLYLTFIIE; encoded by the coding sequence ATGAAACATTTTATATATGCTATATTTGCATGCCTGTTCGTATTAACAGGCTGCAACAGTGAGGAGCCCGGTTACGGATACAAAGAACCGGTCGTATATTTCTCAAGAGCCGGTATTCAGGAAACCAATATATCTGGTAGTGAAATTCCGGTATCCGTCTATTGTAGTGGTAATCCGGACAGAGCAGCAGTTTCTGTCTCAGCCGAAATAGACAGGTTATTATACGATTCTTTTGAACAGAAAAGTGAATACCAATTGGTTCCTGAAAGTTTTTATACTGCTTCTTCCTGGGTAATAGATATACCTAAAAAGGAACAGTTAGGAACATTCAATATCCCTATTCAGACTTCTACTCTCAGTGCAGGCAAATATGTATTGCCTTTAAAATTGACAAACTCATCTCCTTTCAATATTTTGAAAGATAAAGATGTACTCTATCTCACGTTCATAATTGAATAA
- a CDS encoding RagB/SusD family nutrient uptake outer membrane protein yields the protein MKKYILLFSAACMFSCNDLFDKTNLESMGSDIVWQDPVLVETYVNNLYAKYPTWSREENDFTDEARNGYRTHTAWNVVKGEWGLENNPMAYWKYDYVRKCNEILQNIDDVTMEESLKNRLKGETTFFRATAYFKMVIRYGGVPLVLEPQTFESEDLYPKRASIDEVFDFITKEYQKAAELLVNFKTPDNNNFGRVTWGACKAMEARAFLFWASPLYNTTQDMSRWEKASQLSKEVIDCNLYQLKENARDLFLDYQSPENIFAIYYKMPERYNGIDAMCKPLGIANGDAAHWGPLQELVDAFPTINGLDIADDSTYDPTNPYANRDPRLNAFIVVNETEYCGRTQYSYYDLGTIDPSFPKEESDRFKSWEANGEFQDAAGSAHNSLTSYLCRKVIKEDLPKDGYSYGWGSETPFIEIRLGEVYLNYAEALNEQGDINGACEQLKIIRQRAGILNPEVPAKNRANKDELRKFIQNERYIELCFEQKRYWDLRRWKEATTRLGGKKFSGMKIYLNLLDNSDILASEAYKTATFDKQLDMLRKTWTYERYTVDETAYVFDEKMYFMPIPRNDMETNGNLVQNTGW from the coding sequence ATGAAAAAATATATTCTATTATTCAGTGCAGCCTGCATGTTTTCATGCAATGATCTGTTTGACAAAACAAATTTGGAATCCATGGGATCCGACATAGTATGGCAAGATCCGGTTTTGGTAGAGACATATGTGAACAATCTATATGCTAAATATCCCACTTGGTCCCGAGAAGAAAATGACTTCACAGACGAGGCTAGAAACGGATACAGAACACATACAGCTTGGAATGTAGTCAAAGGAGAATGGGGATTGGAAAATAATCCAATGGCATACTGGAAGTATGATTATGTTCGCAAATGTAACGAGATCCTACAAAACATAGATGATGTAACCATGGAGGAAAGTCTAAAGAACAGACTGAAAGGGGAAACTACTTTCTTCAGAGCCACAGCTTATTTCAAAATGGTTATCCGTTATGGTGGTGTACCTCTTGTTTTAGAACCTCAAACATTTGAATCGGAAGATCTTTATCCGAAACGAGCCAGTATTGATGAAGTATTTGATTTCATAACCAAAGAATATCAGAAAGCAGCAGAACTCCTTGTAAACTTCAAGACTCCTGATAACAATAACTTCGGACGTGTAACTTGGGGAGCCTGCAAAGCAATGGAAGCCCGTGCCTTCTTATTCTGGGCAAGTCCTTTGTATAATACTACACAGGATATGTCTCGCTGGGAAAAAGCCAGTCAGTTAAGCAAAGAGGTCATAGACTGCAATTTGTATCAACTGAAAGAAAATGCACGCGATCTCTTCCTGGACTATCAGTCACCGGAAAACATCTTTGCCATTTACTACAAAATGCCCGAAAGATATAATGGAATAGATGCCATGTGTAAACCTTTAGGCATAGCCAATGGAGATGCCGCACACTGGGGACCACTGCAAGAGTTGGTTGATGCCTTCCCTACAATCAATGGTTTGGACATAGCTGACGACAGCACCTACGATCCTACCAATCCGTATGCAAACAGAGATCCACGCTTAAATGCTTTCATTGTAGTCAATGAAACAGAATATTGCGGTCGTACGCAGTATAGCTATTACGATTTGGGAACTATCGATCCATCTTTCCCGAAAGAAGAATCCGACAGATTCAAATCATGGGAAGCCAATGGGGAATTTCAGGATGCAGCCGGTTCGGCCCATAACTCTCTGACTTCTTATCTGTGCCGTAAAGTAATCAAAGAAGATCTTCCTAAAGACGGTTATTCCTATGGTTGGGGAAGCGAAACCCCGTTTATCGAAATCCGTTTAGGAGAAGTGTATCTGAATTATGCGGAAGCATTGAATGAACAGGGAGATATCAACGGCGCTTGCGAACAATTGAAAATAATCCGTCAAAGAGCAGGTATATTGAATCCTGAAGTCCCGGCCAAAAACAGGGCCAATAAAGATGAACTTCGTAAATTCATTCAAAACGAACGTTACATTGAGCTTTGCTTCGAACAGAAAAGATACTGGGACTTACGCAGATGGAAAGAAGCAACAACTCGTTTAGGTGGCAAGAAGTTCTCCGGCATGAAAATATATTTGAACTTGTTGGACAATTCAGACATCCTGGCTTCAGAAGCCTACAAAACAGCAACATTCGACAAGCAATTGGATATGTTAAGAAAGACATGGACATACGAACGTTATACTGTCGACGAAACAGCTTATGTATTCGACGAAAAAATGTATTTTATGCCTATACCGCGTAACGACATGGAAACAAATGGAAACTTGGTACAAAACACAGGTTGGTAA